The following coding sequences are from one Oligoflexus sp. window:
- a CDS encoding tetratricopeptide repeat protein, whose translation MLKLKHLMLGLGILALPACTTTGGSSQAPGARRGASTLAYSKAPIVHQTNGQNIMRKLDRDSWVEIRNSTKNEHIRLYAALGAGEWDVAVSDARTYLQNHPQDEVALTVLAIGLSMKKSYSMAAYYANLLNQYHPGNPEVHNLLGLATMNKPGATFEDYQAAKEHFEKAFDSSGQQIASGLNLAHLNLEMGNAEAARDIFQAVRPRCGDCSEAMLGYGIALSRLRDFAKAEEVFGEILQRDSHSAYARFYLALVAKYGRNDNKGAITHLTALVEDPEIKNVEMQRKGNFLLRRIQAEVYSQPKDTAIAKEKPAKASKKAASESMLVPDDLEQAINAE comes from the coding sequence ATGTTGAAGTTGAAACACCTGATGCTTGGTCTTGGAATTCTCGCCCTCCCGGCCTGTACCACCACTGGTGGTTCGTCACAGGCTCCGGGTGCCCGTCGCGGCGCTTCCACGCTGGCTTACAGCAAGGCGCCCATCGTGCACCAGACCAATGGTCAAAACATTATGCGTAAACTCGATCGTGATAGCTGGGTTGAGATTCGCAATAGTACGAAGAACGAACATATCCGCCTTTATGCGGCTTTGGGTGCCGGGGAATGGGATGTGGCCGTTTCCGATGCCCGCACCTACCTTCAGAATCATCCTCAGGATGAGGTGGCCCTGACGGTACTTGCCATCGGTCTTTCGATGAAGAAGAGCTACAGCATGGCCGCTTACTACGCGAATCTTTTAAATCAGTATCATCCCGGCAATCCCGAAGTGCACAATCTTTTGGGTCTGGCGACGATGAACAAGCCTGGCGCGACCTTCGAAGATTACCAGGCTGCGAAGGAACATTTCGAGAAAGCCTTTGATAGTTCCGGTCAGCAGATCGCGAGTGGTTTGAACCTTGCCCATTTGAATCTTGAGATGGGCAACGCTGAAGCCGCCCGTGATATTTTCCAGGCCGTCCGTCCTCGCTGCGGTGACTGTTCCGAAGCCATGCTCGGGTACGGTATCGCCCTGAGCCGCCTGCGTGATTTCGCCAAAGCCGAAGAGGTATTCGGCGAGATTCTGCAACGCGATTCGCATAGCGCCTATGCGCGATTCTATTTGGCTCTTGTTGCCAAATACGGTCGCAATGATAACAAGGGTGCCATAACCCATTTGACTGCCTTGGTCGAAGATCCTGAGATTAAAAATGTGGAAATGCAGCGCAAGGGCAACTTCCTTCTGCGCCGTATTCAGGCCGAAGTTTATAGCCAACCGAAAGACACGGCGATTGCCAAGGAAAAGCCGGCGAAAGCCTCGAAAAAGGCTGCTTCGGAATCCATGCTGGTCCCTGACGACCTTGAACAAGCGATCAACGCTGAATAA
- a CDS encoding motility protein A — protein sequence MELSSILGPIIAVGSIVAGILLKHAGALIPQIVWNPPSVAIVIGGTLGALLVAYPLNDFINAFKSVGIFLKKGEPDRAEIMAQIIDLAQVARKESILALEKKRDSITFPPLRKAVKLAVDGTDPAVLQETLETEAHFEMEEAEVNVKFWEDFGAIAPTIGILGAVIGLMKVMKSLDKPEEIGPGIMVAFVATLYGVGFANIWGIPVGKKLKRKAILHHYAFEMVIIGIDGILSGLNPKIIEERLKVFTGGHEEEG from the coding sequence ATGGAACTTTCGAGTATCTTGGGCCCGATCATCGCGGTCGGTTCCATCGTTGCCGGTATCCTGCTCAAGCATGCAGGTGCCCTCATCCCGCAGATCGTGTGGAATCCGCCTTCGGTGGCCATCGTAATCGGTGGAACGCTGGGCGCTCTGCTTGTCGCGTATCCTCTGAATGACTTCATCAACGCCTTTAAATCGGTGGGCATTTTCCTGAAAAAAGGTGAACCGGATCGGGCCGAGATCATGGCGCAGATCATCGACCTCGCCCAGGTCGCCCGTAAGGAATCCATCCTGGCCCTGGAAAAGAAAAGGGATTCCATCACTTTTCCACCCCTTCGCAAAGCGGTGAAGCTCGCGGTTGACGGAACCGATCCCGCGGTTTTGCAGGAAACCCTGGAAACGGAAGCCCACTTCGAAATGGAAGAGGCCGAAGTCAACGTGAAGTTCTGGGAAGACTTTGGCGCCATCGCCCCGACCATCGGTATCCTTGGTGCCGTTATCGGTCTGATGAAAGTTATGAAATCCCTCGATAAACCCGAGGAAATCGGCCCTGGTATCATGGTCGCGTTCGTTGCAACGCTCTATGGCGTAGGGTTCGCGAATATCTGGGGCATCCCCGTGGGAAAGAAACTGAAAAGAAAAGCCATCCTGCATCACTATGCCTTTGAAATGGTGATCATCGGTATTGATGGAATTCTGTCCGGTCTGAACCCCAAGATCATCGAAGAGCGCCTGAAGGTCTTCACAGGTGGTCATGAGGAAGAAGGCTAA
- a CDS encoding flagellar motor protein MotB: protein MAKKQKCPEFENHERWLVSFADMMTLLFAVFVVLYALKKEGASEAKIQQAAVSIQESFNDVMEDIPEVKRVGPTEQGFGIFEHRKGDRIRPPIVTKYPSADRQTKVIDAEMQKVAEMINLRLYGKEKIRELEKKGQERIISVQRDNDGFRVRMLATHFYKPGAYRVSQKAIDDLNQVGKILKELGRDITVEGHTDSVPAKGELSNWELSSLRASFIVRHFIEELNFSPAVVSAAGYADTKPIASNATEETRALNRRIEIKVHYNE from the coding sequence TTGGCTAAGAAGCAAAAATGCCCTGAATTCGAAAACCACGAACGCTGGCTCGTGTCCTTCGCGGACATGATGACCCTCCTCTTCGCGGTTTTCGTCGTTCTTTACGCCTTGAAAAAGGAAGGCGCGAGCGAAGCCAAGATTCAGCAGGCCGCCGTCTCGATCCAGGAATCCTTCAATGATGTGATGGAAGACATTCCCGAAGTCAAACGCGTCGGTCCCACCGAACAGGGCTTTGGTATCTTCGAGCACAGAAAGGGCGATCGGATTCGTCCGCCCATCGTGACGAAGTACCCGTCCGCCGATCGGCAGACCAAGGTGATTGATGCGGAAATGCAAAAGGTCGCCGAGATGATCAACCTTCGCCTTTATGGGAAGGAAAAGATCCGCGAGCTGGAAAAAAAGGGGCAGGAGCGCATCATCTCGGTGCAGAGGGATAACGATGGCTTTCGCGTGCGGATGCTGGCCACGCATTTTTATAAGCCGGGCGCTTATCGGGTCAGCCAGAAGGCGATTGATGATCTGAATCAGGTCGGCAAGATCCTGAAGGAACTCGGCCGCGATATAACGGTCGAAGGCCATACTGATTCCGTGCCGGCGAAGGGTGAGCTTTCGAACTGGGAACTATCGAGCCTGCGCGCGTCGTTCATCGTGCGGCATTTCATTGAAGAGCTTAATTTCTCGCCTGCAGTCGTGTCGGCCGCCGGATATGCGGATACCAAACCGATTGCCAGCAACGCGACGGAAGAAACAAGGGCCCTCAACCGGCGCATCGAGATAAAGGTGCACTATAATGAGTAA
- a CDS encoding YkgJ family cysteine cluster protein — MRRTSGDGVPQKGRSCGSCTLCCTQLEIESKPGYSTRLDTAEDIAKPAGKACPYLTARGCSIYEVRPLVCRQFACDWLLGEKKFGPEDSPMHTGRIGVRGVTLHFHSHTRSSGF; from the coding sequence GTGAGACGCACGAGTGGGGATGGGGTGCCTCAGAAGGGGCGCTCCTGTGGGAGCTGCACGCTCTGCTGTACGCAGCTTGAGATCGAATCCAAGCCCGGGTATTCCACCCGCCTCGACACCGCCGAAGACATCGCCAAGCCCGCGGGGAAGGCCTGCCCTTACCTCACGGCCCGCGGCTGCAGCATCTACGAGGTGCGGCCCCTGGTCTGCCGGCAATTCGCCTGTGATTGGCTCTTGGGGGAAAAAAAATTCGGACCCGAAGACTCCCCGATGCACACGGGTCGAATTGGGGTCCGAGGTGTAACTTTACATTTTCATAGCCACACGCGGTCGAGCGGCTTTTGA
- a CDS encoding carbonic anhydrase family protein — translation MAKGHSDHHSQQDQGTPTYIIMSVLFAIVIFALEGMKSTISLTGIDQQTQSTTLGFIGLGLSLCFFWRRLHDSLFKSLSAFFFSGGLWAYLVATVVLPLLVPGEDVASRMQLVHQGGLGAVVITGFTLMAALLYHQKPVPALLMTTLAGFLVGFGSLYPLLRPSITMQGDLAIENRHAPAHKKAEVTSEESSQGEPSGHDDETHEIQISHESEPKPSAKVKMAAHAAPEGDEDEIDERLQKALRQETADEEHEEAEPAPRTLSATQKEKLRAKAVATHKPKADKKGKHKMALAAKAPAAHGSHWDYAGEAGPEHWGDLDASFKTCSAGLEQSPINIMNAWPTRDAIELDYKPSTFQVVDNGHTVQVNVERGNYALIGGSRYELKQFHFHTPSEHLVENRPYQMEVHFVHANDQGELAVIGAFINPGKAHAGYQTVWDYMPVKAKEPIKPYNVTLDLRRLLPTMLTAFHYPGSLTTPPCSEKVNWNVLHATLKFSQEQIDRFKLKYPMNARPAQPLNYRRP, via the coding sequence ATGGCAAAGGGTCATTCGGATCACCATTCGCAGCAGGATCAGGGAACACCGACCTATATAATTATGAGTGTTCTCTTTGCGATCGTGATCTTCGCCCTGGAAGGCATGAAGTCCACCATCAGCCTGACCGGCATCGATCAGCAGACGCAGTCCACCACCCTCGGCTTCATCGGTCTTGGTCTTTCGCTCTGCTTTTTCTGGCGACGCCTGCATGACAGTCTTTTCAAAAGTCTGAGTGCTTTTTTCTTTAGCGGTGGACTCTGGGCTTACCTCGTCGCCACCGTGGTCCTGCCTCTTCTGGTTCCAGGTGAAGACGTGGCGAGTCGCATGCAACTCGTGCATCAAGGCGGCCTTGGAGCTGTGGTGATCACAGGCTTTACGCTGATGGCCGCGCTTCTTTATCATCAAAAGCCCGTCCCGGCTCTTCTGATGACCACGCTCGCCGGATTTTTGGTGGGCTTTGGCAGCCTTTATCCTTTGCTCCGCCCCAGCATCACCATGCAGGGCGACCTTGCGATTGAAAACCGTCATGCTCCTGCGCATAAGAAAGCCGAAGTCACGAGCGAGGAAAGTTCCCAAGGCGAGCCTTCCGGTCACGATGATGAGACCCATGAAATTCAAATCAGCCATGAATCCGAGCCTAAGCCTTCGGCAAAAGTGAAGATGGCCGCCCATGCCGCGCCTGAAGGCGACGAGGATGAAATCGACGAGCGTCTTCAGAAGGCCCTGCGCCAGGAAACGGCCGACGAAGAGCATGAGGAAGCAGAACCTGCGCCGCGCACTTTGTCTGCGACCCAGAAGGAAAAGCTGCGGGCCAAAGCTGTGGCGACTCATAAACCCAAGGCTGATAAGAAAGGCAAACATAAAATGGCTCTGGCCGCCAAGGCCCCGGCTGCGCATGGATCTCACTGGGACTATGCAGGCGAGGCAGGTCCCGAGCATTGGGGTGATTTGGATGCCTCCTTCAAGACCTGCAGCGCGGGTTTGGAGCAAAGCCCCATCAATATTATGAACGCATGGCCCACCCGTGATGCGATCGAACTCGATTATAAACCGAGCACCTTCCAGGTCGTGGACAATGGTCACACGGTTCAGGTGAATGTCGAGCGTGGCAACTACGCGCTTATTGGTGGCAGCCGTTATGAATTGAAACAGTTCCACTTTCATACACCGAGCGAGCATCTGGTCGAGAACCGTCCTTACCAGATGGAAGTGCATTTCGTTCACGCCAATGACCAGGGCGAGCTGGCCGTGATCGGTGCCTTTATCAATCCGGGCAAGGCCCACGCGGGTTATCAGACTGTTTGGGATTATATGCCTGTGAAGGCCAAAGAGCCGATCAAACCTTATAACGTCACGCTCGATCTGCGCCGTCTTCTGCCGACGATGCTCACGGCGTTCCACTATCCCGGTTCCTTGACCACACCGCCCTGCAGTGAGAAAGTGAACTGGAACGTGCTGCATGCGACCCTGAAATTCTCTCAGGAGCAGATTGATCGTTTTAAATTGAAATATCCGATGAATGCGCGGCCGGCCCAGCCCTTGAATTATCGCAGACCGTAA
- a CDS encoding phosphoribosylaminoimidazolesuccinocarboxamide synthase: MKPIRELLKEIAHSSDPDRAVTEHAYQGFSDSEKKEFQQKNLAVYAGKVRELIRTDDELLIYHTDRLSAFDRFIGLVPYKGTILAEISQYWLEAAAEVVPTHYLSRPHERVLRCISCTPYKVEVVVRGYMAGSMMRAYQKGVREFCGVKLPEGLEPYRSLPEPIITPTTKAAAFEHDEDATPEQLVDQGVCTREEWAEISRMALNLFRFGQQKYAEKGWILVDTKYEFGRDGQGRIRLIDEIHTPDSSRLWVKSTYETNLARGDAPEMLDKETVRRYLLEQGFSGQGVVPTVPVSRLVALAETYLKVAETLTGRPLMSVGPLTRTPLV; encoded by the coding sequence GTGAAGCCCATTCGCGAATTGCTCAAAGAAATCGCTCATAGCAGCGACCCCGACCGAGCCGTCACCGAACATGCTTACCAGGGATTTTCTGATTCAGAGAAAAAGGAATTCCAGCAAAAAAACCTGGCCGTTTACGCCGGCAAAGTGCGGGAACTCATTCGCACCGATGATGAGCTTCTGATCTATCATACCGATCGCCTCTCGGCCTTCGATCGCTTCATCGGCCTTGTGCCTTATAAAGGGACCATCCTCGCGGAAATTTCCCAATACTGGCTGGAAGCCGCTGCGGAGGTGGTGCCCACTCATTACCTGTCGCGCCCGCATGAGCGCGTTCTCCGCTGCATCAGCTGCACGCCTTATAAGGTGGAAGTGGTGGTGCGTGGATACATGGCCGGCAGCATGATGCGTGCCTATCAAAAAGGTGTGCGGGAATTCTGTGGCGTGAAACTTCCGGAAGGCCTGGAGCCCTATCGCTCCCTGCCGGAACCCATCATCACACCGACCACCAAGGCCGCCGCTTTCGAACATGATGAAGACGCGACGCCCGAGCAGCTGGTCGACCAGGGTGTCTGCACGCGTGAGGAATGGGCGGAGATCTCGCGGATGGCGCTCAATCTTTTCCGCTTTGGTCAGCAAAAATATGCGGAAAAAGGCTGGATCCTCGTCGATACCAAATATGAATTCGGTCGCGATGGTCAGGGCCGCATCCGCCTCATCGATGAAATTCACACGCCGGATTCCTCGCGTCTTTGGGTGAAGAGCACGTATGAAACGAATCTCGCGCGCGGCGATGCCCCCGAGATGCTCGATAAGGAAACCGTGCGCCGTTATCTTTTAGAGCAGGGTTTCAGCGGGCAGGGCGTGGTTCCCACCGTACCCGTCAGCCGCCTTGTGGCGCTGGCCGAAACCTATCTGAAGGTCGCAGAAACGCTGACAGGACGCCCGCTTATGAGCGTCGGTCCTTTGACCCGCACCCCTCTGGTTTAA
- the rodA gene encoding rod shape-determining protein RodA, giving the protein MRSKRKHSDGVFLLPEGDLKKPSSPQITLLILLFCGLLAIGLTNLYSASVGAGFFWAQTRNLVITISAFVIFGWIISIRQVAAYTYYFVALICLLLVVVLFTGRVAGGAQRWISLGPLSFQPSEFAKLGMALLLARFFSSNRQDSPYRIRDLMPLIMMMGLIFALIFAQPDFGTAGVCLLIAVCQLAFIRIDMRSIAAVLLAMPFLAAVGWNTLLMPYQKLRILNLLNPNLDPQNTGYHALQSLIAVGSGGLFGKGFMQGTQAHLRFLPERHTDFIFSVFSEEHGFWGSVLIFMGFGLLTYIALDIAKHSKDTFSGLLAVGLGALLFLEFAINVAMVMGIFPVVGIPLPFFSYGSSAMLTVCTSIGLLISINRNNLGGRK; this is encoded by the coding sequence ATGAGAAGCAAGAGAAAACATTCTGATGGCGTCTTCCTCCTACCCGAAGGCGACCTGAAAAAACCGAGCAGTCCGCAGATTACGCTTCTGATCCTTCTCTTCTGTGGTCTTTTGGCGATCGGCCTCACCAACCTTTACAGCGCTAGTGTCGGCGCCGGATTTTTCTGGGCCCAGACTCGGAACCTTGTGATCACGATCAGCGCGTTTGTGATCTTCGGCTGGATTATCTCGATACGCCAGGTGGCAGCCTACACCTACTATTTCGTGGCTCTGATCTGCCTTCTGCTCGTCGTCGTCCTTTTCACAGGTCGGGTGGCCGGTGGTGCCCAGCGTTGGATTTCCCTTGGGCCGCTCAGCTTTCAGCCTTCTGAATTCGCCAAGCTCGGCATGGCCCTGCTCCTGGCCCGTTTTTTCTCGTCCAACCGTCAGGATTCACCCTATCGCATCCGCGATCTGATGCCCTTGATCATGATGATGGGCTTGATCTTCGCCTTGATCTTCGCGCAGCCCGACTTTGGGACTGCAGGCGTCTGCCTTCTGATCGCAGTTTGTCAGCTGGCCTTCATCCGCATTGATATGCGCTCGATTGCAGCTGTGCTCCTGGCCATGCCCTTTCTCGCGGCTGTCGGCTGGAACACGCTGCTCATGCCCTATCAAAAGCTGCGGATACTCAACCTTCTGAATCCCAATCTTGACCCGCAAAATACCGGCTATCACGCCTTGCAATCCTTGATCGCGGTCGGCAGCGGCGGGCTCTTCGGCAAGGGTTTCATGCAGGGAACGCAGGCCCATCTTCGCTTTCTTCCCGAAAGGCACACGGACTTTATTTTCTCGGTCTTTTCTGAAGAGCATGGCTTTTGGGGCAGCGTCCTGATCTTCATGGGCTTCGGCCTTCTGACCTACATCGCCCTGGATATCGCCAAGCACAGCAAGGATACCTTTTCCGGTCTTTTGGCCGTGGGCCTGGGCGCGCTCCTCTTCCTCGAATTCGCGATCAACGTGGCGATGGTTATGGGGATTTTCCCGGTCGTGGGCATCCCGCTGCCCTTCTTTTCCTATGGAAGCTCGGCCATGCTCACCGTCTGTACTTCGATTGGCCTTCTGATTTCGATCAACCGCAACAATTTGGGTGGTCGTAAATAA
- the mrdA gene encoding penicillin-binding protein 2, giving the protein MTRIHKQESLLIESRFMWASIAILGVISGLLFRLWYVQIYKGEYYKDISERNRVRRIEIPAPRGIIYDRNGDVMLGNSPFFDLVFIPQYVSDRDTTFKVLARLLHVPTARFEHRLEMAQGQPKFLPITLKRNLSQHEVSIIEANKIFLPGIEVRTSPRRDYGPDVPPHVIGYLREIDPKAMDTLNTQNPDNPYLLGDLIGKQGLEARWEKYLRGRRGYRLIQVDAFGRQTQSFEENGWQYPSVAAIPGSDLELTMDKELQKAAREAFAGKNGAVVVLNPQNGEILAALSEPGFDPRAMQSGLSGEDWRRLTENPFKPLLDKTTGGEFPPGSVYKPVVAMAALEEHVVDPYKTYHCPGHFTLGNRRFYCHERRGHGTVNLQLAMMKSCDVYFYQVGVELGVDRIAKYAKALGLGQPLGIKLNMERPGLIPTSAWKMLVHRFPWAAGDTPNISIGQGYDLITPVQMANLYAVIANGGKVFRPYVVNRVTNHVGETVYEHQPELIRKVAEIKPETFQILRNVLMAVVMDPKGTGKNANVPGTTVAGKTGSVQVVSLKKNRNQADVSMNWKEHAMFAAFSPVENAEIAVAIVSQNDMVGGGGRSAAPVAGKIIEAYWRLKNEKAALAAANKDIHQVDKKPAAAEATSNEKQEKTF; this is encoded by the coding sequence ATGACCCGCATACATAAACAGGAAAGTCTGCTGATCGAATCCCGCTTCATGTGGGCGAGTATCGCGATCCTTGGCGTGATCAGCGGCCTTTTATTCCGCCTTTGGTACGTCCAGATCTATAAAGGGGAATATTATAAGGATATCTCCGAGCGCAACCGTGTGCGCCGCATCGAGATCCCGGCGCCCCGCGGGATTATTTACGATCGCAACGGCGACGTGATGCTGGGCAACTCGCCCTTTTTTGACCTCGTATTTATCCCCCAGTATGTTTCCGATCGGGATACGACCTTCAAGGTCCTGGCGCGCCTTCTGCATGTGCCGACCGCACGCTTCGAGCATCGCCTGGAAATGGCCCAGGGCCAGCCCAAGTTTTTGCCGATCACGCTGAAGCGGAATCTTTCGCAGCATGAAGTGTCCATCATCGAAGCCAACAAGATCTTTTTGCCCGGCATCGAAGTCCGCACCTCGCCGCGCCGGGACTATGGCCCGGATGTGCCGCCGCATGTGATCGGGTATCTGCGGGAAATCGATCCGAAAGCCATGGACACGCTGAATACTCAGAACCCGGACAACCCCTATCTTTTGGGCGATCTGATCGGCAAGCAGGGCCTGGAAGCCCGCTGGGAAAAATACCTGCGCGGACGCCGTGGATACCGACTGATTCAGGTCGATGCCTTCGGCCGGCAGACGCAGTCGTTTGAAGAAAACGGCTGGCAGTATCCGAGCGTCGCGGCCATTCCCGGCTCCGACCTTGAACTGACCATGGATAAGGAACTGCAAAAAGCCGCACGCGAAGCCTTTGCCGGTAAAAACGGAGCGGTCGTTGTCCTGAACCCGCAGAATGGTGAGATCCTGGCTGCGCTCAGCGAGCCTGGTTTTGATCCCCGCGCAATGCAAAGCGGACTGTCTGGTGAAGACTGGCGCCGCCTGACCGAAAACCCTTTCAAACCCCTGCTCGATAAAACCACAGGCGGGGAATTCCCTCCGGGATCAGTGTATAAGCCGGTCGTGGCCATGGCCGCTTTGGAAGAGCATGTGGTCGATCCTTATAAGACCTATCATTGCCCAGGTCATTTCACGCTGGGAAATCGCCGCTTTTACTGCCACGAACGCCGTGGTCATGGCACGGTGAACCTGCAGCTCGCGATGATGAAATCCTGTGACGTTTACTTCTATCAGGTCGGCGTGGAACTCGGCGTCGATCGCATTGCCAAATACGCCAAGGCCCTGGGCCTGGGGCAGCCCCTTGGCATTAAGCTCAACATGGAACGCCCCGGTTTGATTCCGACCTCGGCCTGGAAGATGCTGGTGCATCGCTTCCCCTGGGCCGCGGGGGATACGCCGAACATCTCGATCGGTCAGGGCTACGATTTGATCACGCCGGTGCAGATGGCGAACCTTTATGCCGTGATTGCCAACGGCGGCAAGGTCTTCCGGCCCTATGTCGTGAACCGCGTGACCAACCATGTGGGCGAGACCGTTTACGAGCATCAGCCGGAACTGATACGCAAGGTCGCCGAGATCAAACCGGAAACCTTCCAGATCCTCCGCAATGTTCTGATGGCGGTGGTCATGGATCCCAAAGGCACGGGTAAAAATGCGAATGTGCCGGGCACCACGGTCGCCGGTAAGACCGGCTCGGTCCAGGTCGTCAGTTTGAAGAAAAACCGCAACCAGGCGGACGTGTCCATGAACTGGAAAGAGCATGCGATGTTCGCAGCCTTTTCTCCGGTGGAAAACGCGGAAATCGCGGTGGCCATCGTCAGTCAGAACGATATGGTCGGTGGGGGTGGTCGTTCCGCAGCTCCGGTTGCGGGCAAGATTATCGAAGCGTACTGGCGTCTGAAAAATGAAAAAGCTGCACTCGCAGCCGCCAACAAGGATATCCATCAGGTCGATAAAAAACCTGCAGCAGCCGAGGCCACAAGCAATGAGAAGCAAGAGAAAACATTCTGA
- the mreC gene encoding rod shape-determining protein MreC produces the protein MAKSKARFFWRLVLVASLLSPFVFFSSALNPWSTGSTLTLVAQEILYPFEYVWDNGSGFVGRVWNHYFALTGVAKENTQLKSDVAVLKTKLLDYEDKLQEIARLRNLLGFTQHFQGAHLVAEVIGARSYPSFKTLRVSKGKRDGVKVGMPVVTAEGVVGRVIRTGQKFADVHLLVDANFNLDVLLQRTRVRGVLKGADTHALLKLNRRAEVRIGDTLITSGIIGGFAKGLPVGKVVRISYESDNISQTITVEPWTDFDRIEEVIVLENHDQELQKIIETAGESWLDKPFDEQKGG, from the coding sequence ATGGCGAAAAGCAAGGCCAGATTTTTTTGGCGGTTAGTCCTGGTGGCATCGCTTCTGTCGCCCTTCGTCTTCTTTTCTTCAGCTCTGAATCCCTGGAGCACAGGATCGACACTGACGCTCGTGGCGCAGGAAATTCTTTATCCCTTTGAATATGTCTGGGATAACGGCAGCGGCTTTGTCGGTCGGGTCTGGAATCATTATTTTGCCCTGACCGGCGTGGCCAAGGAAAACACGCAGCTGAAATCGGACGTCGCGGTTCTGAAGACCAAACTCCTCGATTATGAAGATAAGCTGCAGGAGATCGCCCGTCTTAGAAACCTCTTAGGTTTCACCCAGCATTTTCAAGGGGCGCATCTGGTCGCGGAAGTGATCGGCGCGCGCAGTTATCCGAGTTTCAAAACGCTGCGCGTGAGCAAGGGCAAGCGTGATGGCGTGAAAGTGGGCATGCCCGTCGTCACCGCGGAAGGCGTGGTCGGCCGCGTGATTCGGACCGGACAGAAATTTGCCGACGTGCATCTTTTGGTCGACGCCAACTTCAACCTGGACGTGCTCCTGCAAAGAACCCGCGTCCGCGGCGTGCTGAAGGGCGCGGATACGCATGCTCTTTTAAAGCTGAATCGCCGGGCGGAAGTGCGGATCGGGGATACTCTCATCACCTCGGGCATCATCGGCGGTTTTGCGAAAGGCCTGCCCGTGGGTAAAGTCGTGCGTATCAGCTATGAATCCGATAATATTTCCCAGACCATCACTGTGGAACCCTGGACTGATTTCGATCGGATCGAGGAAGTGATCGTTCTGGAAAATCATGATCAGGAACTCCAGAAAATTATCGAAACAGCCGGCGAGTCGTGGCTGGACAAACCATTTGATGAGCAAAAGGGTGGCTGA
- a CDS encoding rod shape-determining protein MreB produces the protein MIFDWLAGMFSNDLAIDLGTANTLVYVKGKGIVTNEPSVVAVQRDVRGGKKILAVGKEAKDMLGRTPGSIVAVRPMKDGVIADFEITEAMLRYFIERAHNRRTMVKPRIIICVPYGITEVEKRAVKESAESAGAREVHLIEEPMAAAIGAGLPISEPSGNMIVDIGGGTTEVAVISLAGIVYSKSVRVGGDKMDEAIVNYLKRKYNLLIGERTAEQIKIAIGTAYPDDEIQTMHVKGRDLVAGIPKTIEVASEEIREAIAEPVNTIVETVRIALEKTPPELAADIVDKGIVLAGGGALIKNLDILLREETGLPIMIAEDPLTAVVLGSGKALDQIDILSNVALR, from the coding sequence ATGATTTTCGACTGGTTGGCTGGAATGTTCTCGAATGATTTGGCTATCGACCTGGGAACCGCCAACACTCTTGTTTATGTCAAAGGCAAAGGGATCGTGACGAACGAGCCTTCCGTCGTCGCCGTGCAAAGGGACGTTCGCGGAGGGAAGAAAATACTCGCAGTGGGCAAAGAAGCTAAGGACATGCTGGGCCGGACCCCTGGTTCCATCGTCGCCGTTCGCCCCATGAAAGACGGAGTGATCGCAGACTTCGAAATTACCGAAGCCATGCTGCGCTACTTCATTGAGCGAGCCCACAATCGCCGGACCATGGTGAAACCTCGTATCATCATCTGCGTACCTTACGGCATCACAGAAGTGGAAAAGCGCGCTGTTAAAGAATCGGCAGAATCCGCCGGCGCGCGCGAAGTGCATTTGATCGAAGAACCCATGGCGGCTGCCATCGGCGCCGGTCTGCCTATTTCCGAGCCAAGCGGTAACATGATCGTCGACATCGGCGGTGGAACCACGGAAGTTGCGGTGATTTCGCTGGCGGGTATTGTGTACTCCAAATCGGTGCGCGTGGGTGGAGACAAGATGGACGAAGCCATCGTCAACTACCTCAAAAGAAAGTATAACCTCCTGATCGGTGAGCGGACCGCGGAACAGATCAAGATCGCGATCGGCACGGCCTATCCCGATGATGAAATTCAGACCATGCACGTCAAAGGACGCGATCTGGTCGCTGGTATTCCCAAAACGATCGAAGTCGCTTCCGAGGAAATTCGCGAAGCTATCGCCGAACCCGTCAATACCATTGTGGAAACGGTTCGCATCGCCCTTGAAAAAACGCCTCCCGAACTGGCTGCTGATATCGTGGACAAGGGCATTGTTCTCGCCGGTGGCGGCGCTCTCATTAAGAACCTCGATATTCTTTTGCGCGAAGAGACCGGATTGCCTATCATGATTGCCGAAGACCCATTGACAGCCGTCGTGCTGGGTAGCGGCAAGGCGCTGGATCAGATTGATATTTTGAGCAACGTGGCCCTGCGCTGA